Proteins co-encoded in one Papaver somniferum cultivar HN1 chromosome 5, ASM357369v1, whole genome shotgun sequence genomic window:
- the LOC113277804 gene encoding uncharacterized protein LOC113277804 — MGIQKPAWLEALYTQKFFAGCPAHETAKKNEKNVFCLDCCTSICPHCLPAHRYHRLVQIRRYVYHDVVRLEDLEKLIDCSSVQSYTINSSKVVFIKKRPQSRQFKGSGNFCTSCDRSLQEPYVHCSLGCKVDYLLKHKKSLSPYLKVCHTLQLSPDFLVPQDNGDCCYDEDDEMTNSTIVDYDEPMSSSSGSENMSMMICTEFVRKKRSGYIVCGRSANNISSSDSSSEDMATSMSRRKGIPQRSPLC; from the exons TCCAGCACATGAAACAGCAAAGAAAAACGAGAAGAATGTATTCTGTTTGGATTGTTGTACTAGTATTTGTCCGCATTGTTTACCTGCTCATCGTTATCATCGGCTCGTTCAGATTCGTCGTTACGTTTATCACGACGTTGTTAGACTGGAAGACCTTGAGAAACTTATTGATTGCTCTAGTGTTCAG TCTTATACCATTAACAGTTCAAAGGTGGTGTTTATTAAGAAGAGACCTCAAAGTAGACAGTTTAAAGGCTCTGGAAACTTTTGTACTTCATGTGATAGAAGCTTACAAGAACCTTATGTTCATTGCTCTCTCGGTTGCAAG GTGGATTATTTGCTAAAACATAAGAAGAGTTTATCTCCGTACTTAAAGGTTTGCCATACATTACAACTTAGTCCAGACTTTCTCGTCCCACAAGATAACGGAGACTGCTGTTACGATGAAGACGACGAAATGACAAATTCAACGATTGTAGATTACGACGAGCCGATGAGTTCGTCGTCCGGTTCCGAGAACATGAGTATGATGATATGTACCGAATTTGTTAGAAAGAAAAGAAGTGGTTATATAGTATGTGGAAGATCAGCTAATAACATTAGTAGTAGTGATTCAAGTAGTGAAGATATGGCAACAAGTATGAGTAGAAGAAAAGGAATCCCTCAAAGATCTCCTCTATGTTag